The Stomoxys calcitrans chromosome 3, idStoCalc2.1, whole genome shotgun sequence genome includes a region encoding these proteins:
- the LOC106084863 gene encoding metallophosphoesterase 1 homolog isoform X2 produces MQWRRCIFIIISSFIYCEFIGDFVKIAPCHWPLLDEAEDLHAMIIADTHLLGPLKGHWLDKLYREWHMRRAFQAAILLHKPDVIFVLGDLFDEGDMVDHVEFSEYVRRFNSHFHASVPVISAVGNHDVGFHYKMHPYFIDRFREQFNNTGVEMYTIHDNHFILINSMAMENDACVFCANAVKELQNVAGKLNCLKRPEACEDLHTLQKHKKYSRPIILQHFPTYRNSDVSCREHDSPIIEEYREKWEVLSKNSTDWLGKILHPRLAFAGHSHNYCFSINRWGIEEYTVASFSWRNKINPSFLMVSLKPESHKVYKCQMLEQQTVYTLYAITSILCAFLIAWGLLKWIYSLFGKSKGDIKIQ; encoded by the exons atgcaGTGGCGCCGATgtatttttataattatttcgtCCTTCATATATTGCGAATTTATCGGCGACTTTGTCAAAATAGCACCATGCCATTGGCCTTTGTTGGATGAAGCGGAAGACCTCCATGCTATGATAATTGCGGATACCCATCTTCTTGGTCCACTAAAAGGACACTGGCTTGATAAACTGTATCGAGAGTGGCACATGAGACGAGCTTTTCAAGCCGCTATCCTTCTACACAAGCCAGACGTAATTTTTGTGCTCGGAGATCTTTTCGATGAAGGTGATATGGTCGACCATGTAGAATTCAGTGAATATGTGCGAAGGTTTAATAGTCACTTTCATGCATCTGTCCCGGTGATAAGTGCCGTGGGCAACCATGATGTTGGATTTCATTATAA AATGCACCCCTATTTTATAGATAGGTTTAGAGAGCAGTTCAACAACACCGGAGTGGAAATGTATACTATACACGATAATCATTTTATACTAATAAATTCCATGGCCATGGAGAATGATGCTTGTGTTTTCTGTGCTAACGCAGTAAAAGAGCTACAGAATGTCGCAG gcaaactaaaCTGCCTTAAAAGACCTGAAGCATGCGAAGATTTACACACTCTACAAAAGCATAAAAAATATAGTCGTCCAATAATATTACAACATTTTCCAACATATCGCAATTCGGATGTCTCATGTAGAGAGCATGACTCTCCAATCATTGAGGAATACAGAGAAAAATGGGAAGTACTCTCTAAGAATTCCACAGACTGGTTAG GTAAAATTTTACATCCACGTTTAGCTTTTGCTGGACATTCCCATAATTACTGCTTCTCCATTAATCGTTGGGGAATTGAAGAGTATACTGTCGCCTCGTTCAGTTggcgaaataaaataaatcccaGCTTTCTGATG GTTTCTCTAAAGCCGGAATCGCATAAAGTATACAAGTGCCAAATGCTGGAACAGCAAACAGTCTATACTCTGTATGCTATCACTTCTATTTTATGTGCATTTTTAATTGCTTGGGGTTTGTTGAAATGGATATATAGCTTATTTGGCAAGTCCAAGGGTGATATTAAAATTCagtaa